A window of the Gossypium arboreum isolate Shixiya-1 chromosome 2, ASM2569848v2, whole genome shotgun sequence genome harbors these coding sequences:
- the LOC108466857 gene encoding uncharacterized protein LOC108466857, with product MLESEYSSVELQWTLLMSDSDMAAAAQQLMLLSDEDNSSSTSSSNGNNNKKQKIKVKMMKDERCLEQSQNEITSAKIEEIFGKEEISRPTKKRRYRFLESIYKETKSMKGKGCFSR from the exons ATGTTGGAATCTGAGTACTCTTCAGTTGAGTTGCAATGGACGTTGTTAATGTCGGACTCGGACATGGCAGCAGCCGCTCAACAGCTGATGCTACTCAGCGATGAAGATAACAGCAGTAGCACCAGCAGCAGCAATGGCAACAACAACAAGAAGCAGAAAATCAAAGTGAAGATGATGAAAGACGAGAGATGCTTGGAACAAAGTCAAAATGAGATAACTTCAGCAAAGATTGAAGAAATTTTTGGGAAAGAGGAGATTTCGAGACCAACTAAGAAACGGAGGTATCGATTCCTAGAGAGTATTTACAAGGAGACAAAGTCTATGAAG GGTAAAGGGTGTTTTTCTAGATAG